Proteins encoded by one window of Salvia splendens isolate huo1 chromosome 14, SspV2, whole genome shotgun sequence:
- the LOC121763748 gene encoding hexosyltransferase GAUT11-like, translating to MRRRATDFRRPVRRRLSCWILVLLVLFSIAGFGLFIIQHNHRDVDRVEQPVLEINPRIDRAVHENRNFTEEILSARSYARQLAEQMTLAKAYVIIAKEHNNLHLAWELSTKIRSCQLLLSKAAKREDPITPEEAEPIIKSLSSLIFKAQDAHYDVATTIMTLKSHIQALEERANAATVQSTVFGELAAESIPKNLQCIDIKLTFNWLQDKSIEELANERRNSPRLVDNNLYHFCIFSDNLLAVSVVVNSTISNAEHPKQLVFHIVTNGVKYGAMQAWFLGNDFKGAAIEVQAIEDFTWLNASYSPVVKQLLDADQRKYFFESLPDVSAEHKFRNPKYLSLLNHLRFYIPEIYPQLEKVVFLDDDVVVQKDLTPLFSLDLHGNVNGAVETCLEAFHRYYRYLNFSNPLISAKFDPQACGWAFGMNVFDLVGWRKENVTAKYHYWQERNIDRSLWKLGTLPPGLLALYGLTEPLDRRWHVLGLGYDMNIDNRLIETAAVVHFNGNMKPWLKLSIGRYKTLWEQYSNQSHQYLQECVTS from the coding sequence GAGATAAACCCACGAATTGACAGGGCTGTTCATGAGAATAGAAATTTTACTGAAGAAATATTGAGTGCGAGATCATATGCCAGACAATTAGCCGAGCAAATGACCCTTGCCAAAGCTTATGTTATTATTGCAAAAGAACATAATAATCTCCACCTTGCGTGGGAACTCAGTACAAAAATACGAAGTTGCCAATTGTTGCTCTCCAAGGCTGCAAAGAGAGAGGATCCTATAACTCCAGAAGAAGCTGAACCGATTATTAAAAGTTTGTCGTCCCTTATTTTTAAGGCACAAGACGCCCACTATGATGTTGCAACCACAATAATGACACTGAAATCCCACATTCAAGCACTTGAAGAGCGTGCTAATGCAGCTACTGTTCAGAGCACCGTGTTTGGAGAATTGGCGGCCGAATCAATACCCAAGAACCTTCAGTGCATTGATATCAAACTCACATTCAACTGGCTTCAGGACAAGTCGATAGAGGAGCTTGCAAATGAGAGGAGGAACTCTCCTCGGCTAGTGGACAATAACCTTTACCATTTCTGTATATTCTCCGATAACCTTCTGGCTGTTTCAGTTGTTGTCAATTCCACCATTTCAAATGCTGAACACCCGAAGCAGCTTGTGTTCCATATTGTCACGAATGGGGTAAAGTACGGGGCAATGCAGGCTTGGTTCCTTGGTAATGATTTTAAAGGTGCTGCCATAGAAGTCCAAGCTATCGAAGATTTCACTTGGCTGAATGCGTCGTACTCGCCTGTTGTAAAACAACTACTTGATGCAGACCAGCGGAAATACTTCTTTGAGAGTTTGCCAGACGTCAGCGCTGAACACAAGTTCCGTAACCCAAAGTACCTCTCGCTGTTGAACCATCTCCGTTTCTACATCCCAGAGATTTATCCTCAGCTGGAGAAGGTAGTCTTTCTCGACGATGATGTTGTCGTTCAGAAGGATCTGACGCCTCTCTTCTCACTGGACTTGCACGGGAATGTGAATGGTGCTGTGGAGACATGCCTGGAAGCCTTCCACCGATACTACAGATATCTCAATTTCTCGAATCCACTGATCAGCGCCAAATTCGATCCTCAGGCCTGTGGATGGGCGTTTGGCATGAATGTTTTCGACCTGGTTGGTTGGAGAAAAGAGAATGTGACAGCAAAATACCATTACTGGCAGGAGAGGAACATCGATAGGTCACTTTGGAAGCTCGGCACTCTCCCTCCGGGGCTGCTGGCTTTATATGGATTGACCGAGCCACTTGACCGGAGATGGCACGTGTTGGGGCTGGGCTACGACATGAATATTGATAACCGGTTAATAGAGACTGCAGCCGTCGTTCACTTCAACGGGAACATGAAGCCCTGGCTGAAGCTGAGTATAGGCAGGTATAAGACTCTGTGGGAACAGTATTCGAATCAGAGCCACCAATATCTGCAGGAATGTGTCACAAGTTGA